The following proteins come from a genomic window of Paramicrobacterium humi:
- the nadD gene encoding nicotinate-nucleotide adenylyltransferase yields the protein MTREAGTRARVGVMGGTFDPIHHGHLVAASEVAQSFDLDEVIFVPTGNPWQKSDVSQSEHRYLMTVVATASNPQFTVSRVDIDRGGMTYTIDTLRDLKAQRPDADLFFITGADAIAQIFSWKDHAELFSLAHFVAVSRPGHTLNISGLPREHVSLLEVPALAISSTDCRSRVSRGYPVWYLVPDGVVQYITKYHLYRSSE from the coding sequence GTGACGAGGGAAGCCGGCACCCGAGCACGCGTCGGGGTGATGGGCGGAACGTTTGACCCCATTCATCACGGCCACCTCGTCGCGGCGAGCGAAGTCGCCCAATCCTTCGACCTCGACGAAGTCATCTTCGTCCCCACGGGCAACCCGTGGCAGAAGTCAGACGTCTCGCAGAGCGAGCACCGATACCTGATGACCGTCGTTGCAACGGCATCCAACCCGCAATTCACGGTCAGCCGCGTGGACATCGACCGGGGCGGCATGACGTACACGATCGACACTCTCCGTGATCTCAAAGCGCAGCGACCCGACGCCGACCTCTTCTTCATCACCGGTGCCGATGCGATCGCCCAGATCTTCAGCTGGAAGGATCACGCTGAACTGTTCTCGCTCGCTCACTTCGTAGCTGTGAGCCGACCGGGACATACCTTGAACATTTCTGGATTGCCGCGCGAGCACGTAAGCTTGTTGGAAGTTCCGGCACTGGCGATCTCATCGACGGACTGTCGCAGCCGGGTGAGCCGGGGTTACCCGGTGTGGTATCTGGTCCCTGATGGTGTCGTTCAATACATTACGAAGTATCATCTGTATCGGAGTAGTGAATGA
- the rsfS gene encoding ribosome silencing factor yields MTATADSRELVRIAAAAAADTGGEDLVALDVSQPLPFVDAFLLVTGRSERNVVAIADEVEDRLRDAGARAVRREGRAEGRWALLDFGDLVVHVFHPEERAYYALERLWKDCPVISVEEAIAGGR; encoded by the coding sequence GTGACAGCAACAGCCGACTCCCGAGAACTGGTACGCATCGCCGCAGCGGCAGCCGCCGATACCGGGGGAGAGGACCTTGTGGCCCTCGACGTGTCACAGCCGCTGCCGTTCGTCGACGCGTTCCTCCTGGTCACCGGTCGGAGCGAACGCAACGTCGTCGCCATCGCCGATGAGGTCGAAGACCGCCTCCGGGATGCCGGGGCCCGCGCCGTGCGACGCGAAGGCCGCGCTGAGGGACGCTGGGCGCTCCTTGACTTCGGCGACCTCGTCGTTCACGTGTTCCACCCCGAAGAGCGCGCCTACTACGCGCTCGAACGGCTGTGGAAGGACTGCCCGGTCATCTCGGTCGAAGAGGCGATCGCCGGCGGACGGTGA
- the betT gene encoding choline BCCT transporter BetT produces MPEAEDARKSDEQLRNAKVERGQFGATERRPPVTDEFRPPVSSTELRDKGPAEFAETRKPRVNWRVFIISSIVILAFSVWAMVMPTNAASSMHTVVDWISTNLGWFYVLTITLVILFVLWVAFSKEGSVRLGPDHSRPQYNLFTWVAMLFAAGVGIDMLFYSVTGPVTQYLAPPSAEPGSAEAAQDAVVWTMFHYGVAGWSVYALLGMAMGYFAYRWGMPLSIRAALYPLLGKRVRGAVGDTIDVFALVGTVFGVATSMGIGVVLLNVGFAWIFGLQEGLALQIALVIVAVVMTIAACTSGVDKGIRIVSELNLWSAGAMMLYILFTGKTAFLLNAMVENIGRFVFTLPERTLQTFGYVEGGSEWMAGWTLFFWAFWLAWGPFVGLFLARISRGRTLREFVIAAITAPVLCDFFIVTIFGNSALRKVLDGDTAFADLAMKSPEHGWYALLESFPGAAFLIGLATLSGLLFYLTSANSGAMVMSNFSSSIPDPSQDGAKWLRIYWALLTAVLTIAMLVAGGVTTMEYATLIFALPVTIIAYLVMASFSKVLRMERAEREGQIRRRRSVAVHGGQTPEKTWRQRLARLRSYPSKKAVAQFADQVVQPALQDVSAEFTKLGYTAALVTTPNLDTGIPDHTLTVTMAEGQRDFQYRVSAIEAPVPTFGARSMSRGTDIYERLEVFTQTGSEGYDLVGLTRQQVIDDVLDRYEAHLSFLQYSNEHAYDSVLTPPTPPTTDSIPHVPEDPNDVERIDD; encoded by the coding sequence GTGCCGGAGGCCGAAGACGCTCGCAAATCTGACGAACAACTGCGCAACGCGAAGGTTGAGCGCGGCCAGTTCGGAGCGACCGAGCGACGCCCTCCGGTAACCGACGAGTTCCGGCCTCCCGTCTCCAGCACGGAACTCCGCGACAAGGGCCCGGCCGAATTCGCCGAGACGCGCAAACCCCGGGTCAATTGGCGCGTCTTCATCATCTCGTCGATCGTCATTCTCGCCTTCTCCGTCTGGGCCATGGTCATGCCGACCAACGCGGCGTCGTCGATGCACACAGTCGTCGACTGGATCTCGACCAACCTGGGTTGGTTCTACGTTCTCACCATCACGCTTGTGATCCTCTTCGTGCTCTGGGTGGCCTTCTCCAAAGAAGGAAGCGTCCGGCTCGGTCCCGATCATTCGCGCCCGCAGTACAACCTGTTCACCTGGGTAGCGATGCTCTTCGCCGCCGGTGTCGGCATCGACATGCTGTTCTACTCCGTGACCGGACCGGTCACGCAGTATCTCGCCCCGCCTTCGGCCGAACCGGGCTCCGCCGAGGCGGCACAGGACGCCGTGGTGTGGACGATGTTCCACTACGGCGTCGCGGGCTGGTCGGTGTACGCGCTTCTCGGCATGGCGATGGGCTACTTCGCCTACCGCTGGGGGATGCCGCTCTCGATTCGGGCTGCCCTCTACCCGCTTCTCGGCAAGCGCGTCCGTGGGGCGGTCGGCGACACGATCGACGTCTTCGCGCTCGTCGGCACCGTCTTCGGAGTGGCGACCTCGATGGGAATCGGCGTTGTCCTCCTGAACGTAGGATTCGCGTGGATCTTCGGTCTGCAAGAAGGACTCGCGCTCCAGATCGCTCTCGTGATCGTCGCCGTCGTGATGACGATCGCGGCCTGCACGTCCGGAGTGGACAAGGGCATTCGCATCGTCTCGGAGCTGAACCTGTGGTCGGCCGGGGCCATGATGCTCTACATCCTCTTCACCGGCAAGACGGCGTTTCTGCTCAACGCGATGGTGGAGAACATCGGCCGTTTCGTCTTCACCCTTCCCGAACGCACACTACAGACATTCGGCTATGTCGAAGGCGGCTCAGAGTGGATGGCCGGCTGGACGCTGTTCTTCTGGGCGTTCTGGCTCGCCTGGGGGCCGTTCGTCGGGCTCTTCCTCGCGCGCATCTCTCGCGGACGCACCCTGCGCGAGTTCGTCATCGCCGCGATCACGGCGCCCGTCCTGTGTGACTTCTTCATCGTGACGATCTTTGGGAACTCGGCACTGCGCAAGGTGCTCGACGGCGACACGGCGTTCGCCGACCTCGCCATGAAGAGCCCAGAACACGGCTGGTATGCGCTCCTCGAGTCCTTTCCGGGGGCGGCGTTCCTCATCGGTCTCGCTACGCTTTCGGGACTTCTGTTCTACCTGACGAGCGCCAACTCCGGCGCCATGGTCATGTCGAACTTCTCATCGTCGATCCCGGACCCGTCTCAAGACGGTGCGAAGTGGCTGCGCATCTACTGGGCGCTGCTCACCGCGGTGCTCACGATAGCCATGCTCGTCGCCGGCGGCGTGACGACGATGGAATACGCGACGCTCATCTTCGCACTGCCCGTGACGATCATCGCGTACCTCGTGATGGCCTCGTTCTCGAAGGTGCTCCGCATGGAGCGCGCCGAACGCGAGGGACAGATCCGTCGCCGTCGAAGCGTGGCGGTGCACGGCGGCCAGACGCCGGAGAAGACCTGGCGGCAGCGTCTCGCGCGGCTCCGCTCCTACCCGTCGAAGAAGGCCGTCGCCCAGTTCGCGGACCAGGTCGTTCAGCCGGCCCTCCAAGACGTCTCGGCAGAGTTCACGAAGCTCGGTTATACGGCCGCACTGGTCACGACGCCGAACCTGGACACCGGTATCCCTGATCACACGCTGACCGTAACCATGGCGGAGGGCCAGCGTGACTTCCAGTACCGGGTCTCGGCGATCGAGGCCCCCGTTCCGACGTTCGGCGCCCGCAGCATGTCCCGAGGAACCGACATCTACGAACGGCTCGAGGTGTTCACACAGACGGGGTCGGAGGGCTACGACCTTGTCGGCCTGACCCGGCAGCAGGTCATCGACGATGTTCTCGATCGTTATGAGGCGCACCTTTCGTTCCTGCAGTACTCGAACGAGCACGCATACGACTCGGTGCTCACGCCCCCGACGCCGCCGACGACGGACTCGATCCCGCACGTGCCCGAAGATCCGAATGACGTCGAGCGCATCGACGACTGA
- a CDS encoding anthranilate synthase component I family protein translates to MDAAWPSDARLLKGWRNPSALYDALVGDDPLGFWWDAVDGTRRLSYLGSGRHVSRSLPPAPPPGQAPAWRGPGRFGGGWIGWADYESGASSVTARRPGGTWLRVDNFVALDVAERRIWAVAPRAALDGWAAQVESALTADTRDTRAERAPAISAAIARNTPAEYAALVERAREYIRRGEAYQLCLTTRFTVRGTHDPRVVHERMRSSRARNSALIRAGATSLVAASPETFLDVDATGRVRTSPIKGTRPRAADEAEDARLGAELLAHPKERAENLMIVDLMRNDLSRVCEIDSVRVDRLFHLETHTHVHQLVSEISGQLASGNGVSELISSCFPAGSMTGAPKRSAMTILARLEAGPRGVYAGCFGWIGDDGAALLAMTIRCAVITPTEAYVGAGGGLTIDSETAFEVSEVALKAAAPLRALGARIPDEWRSFVEAPSVRAGMM, encoded by the coding sequence ATGGATGCCGCGTGGCCCAGCGACGCGCGTCTCCTCAAGGGCTGGCGAAATCCTTCTGCCCTCTACGACGCCCTCGTCGGAGACGACCCGCTGGGCTTCTGGTGGGACGCGGTCGACGGCACGCGGCGACTGAGCTATCTCGGGTCGGGGCGGCACGTGAGTCGCTCGCTTCCTCCTGCACCGCCGCCCGGGCAGGCTCCTGCGTGGCGCGGTCCCGGCCGTTTCGGGGGCGGCTGGATCGGCTGGGCCGACTACGAGAGCGGTGCATCGAGTGTCACGGCGCGGCGGCCCGGCGGTACTTGGCTGCGCGTCGACAACTTCGTCGCGCTTGACGTGGCGGAGCGCCGGATCTGGGCGGTGGCTCCCCGAGCCGCGCTCGACGGATGGGCGGCGCAGGTCGAAAGCGCCCTCACAGCGGACACCCGCGACACCCGAGCCGAGCGCGCGCCCGCGATCTCCGCCGCTATCGCACGCAACACCCCGGCAGAGTACGCGGCGCTTGTCGAACGCGCGCGCGAGTACATCCGGCGCGGCGAGGCCTACCAGCTGTGCCTGACCACTCGGTTCACCGTTCGCGGCACACACGACCCCCGCGTCGTGCACGAGCGCATGCGCAGCAGCAGAGCCCGGAACTCGGCACTGATCCGCGCAGGAGCCACAAGTCTCGTCGCCGCCTCTCCCGAGACGTTTCTCGACGTCGACGCCACAGGCCGTGTCCGCACGAGCCCGATCAAAGGCACGCGTCCTCGCGCTGCCGACGAGGCGGAGGACGCCCGACTCGGCGCGGAACTGCTGGCTCACCCGAAGGAGCGCGCGGAGAATCTGATGATCGTGGACCTGATGAGGAACGATCTGTCCCGCGTGTGCGAAATCGACAGCGTCCGGGTTGATCGCTTGTTCCACCTCGAGACGCACACGCACGTGCATCAACTCGTGAGTGAGATCAGCGGACAGCTCGCGAGCGGGAACGGTGTGAGCGAGCTCATCAGCTCGTGCTTTCCCGCTGGCTCAATGACCGGGGCACCGAAACGCAGCGCGATGACGATCCTCGCACGCCTCGAGGCGGGGCCGCGCGGCGTCTACGCCGGGTGCTTCGGCTGGATCGGAGACGACGGCGCAGCCCTTCTGGCGATGACGATCCGCTGTGCCGTGATCACGCCGACGGAGGCCTATGTCGGCGCCGGCGGTGGGCTCACCATCGACTCTGAAACCGCGTTCGAGGTGTCGGAGGTCGCGCTGAAGGCGGCGGCGCCGTTGCGGGCCCTCGGCGCCCGGATCCCCGATGAGTGGCGCTCTTTCGTCGAAGCGCCTTCCGTCCGCGCCGGGATGATGTGA
- a CDS encoding VOC family protein, with amino-acid sequence MPTILNAYLRFGTSAREAMSFYQSALGGDLTLNPYRDSGVPHDPAIDDLVLHGMLTTPGGLVLMGADSGREEDAPVGVSLALSGDDDIELTGYFDQLSAGGTVQEPLTRAPWGDTFGMFIDKFGVSWMVSISAGGR; translated from the coding sequence ATGCCGACGATCTTGAACGCCTATCTGCGGTTCGGAACTTCCGCCCGCGAGGCGATGAGCTTCTACCAGAGCGCCCTCGGCGGTGATCTCACTCTCAACCCGTATCGGGACAGCGGAGTCCCGCACGATCCCGCGATCGACGACCTGGTGCTGCACGGGATGCTCACGACTCCGGGTGGGCTCGTGCTCATGGGCGCCGACAGCGGAAGGGAGGAGGACGCTCCGGTGGGCGTCTCGCTCGCGCTGAGCGGTGACGACGACATCGAGCTGACGGGCTACTTCGATCAGCTGTCCGCCGGCGGAACCGTTCAGGAACCGCTCACGCGCGCCCCATGGGGTGACACCTTCGGCATGTTCATCGACAAGTTCGGTGTGTCCTGGATGGTCAGCATCTCGGCCGGCGGCCGTTAG
- a CDS encoding YchJ family protein, which produces MITADDPCPCRSGDQFGDCCAPLLAGSPAPTAERLMRSRYTAFAVGDREHLLRSWHPSTRPAELTLDAELRWVRLDVLSTRAGGPFDDEGTVHFIAHYRTPDGRGRQEEVSRFVRERKTWFYLDGVPAAS; this is translated from the coding sequence GTGATCACCGCTGACGACCCGTGCCCGTGCCGCAGCGGGGACCAGTTCGGAGACTGTTGCGCGCCGCTTCTCGCAGGATCGCCCGCCCCGACCGCCGAGCGGCTCATGCGCTCCCGGTACACCGCGTTCGCCGTCGGCGACCGCGAACATCTTCTCCGCTCGTGGCATCCGTCGACGCGTCCTGCCGAGCTGACGCTCGACGCGGAGTTGCGCTGGGTTCGACTCGACGTGCTGTCGACCCGGGCAGGCGGTCCGTTCGACGACGAGGGGACCGTCCACTTCATCGCTCACTACCGCACTCCTGACGGCCGCGGGCGGCAAGAGGAGGTCAGCCGCTTCGTGCGGGAGCGGAAGACCTGGTTCTACCTCGACGGCGTGCCAGCGGCATCCTGA
- a CDS encoding SDR family NAD(P)-dependent oxidoreductase translates to MSASSPLPAAPTIAPRSRFQGRSALVTGAANGIGAAIAEQLVAEGARVTGVDIDADGLRERERTLGAENFVGIVADLAAPETFADLVAAASREGSLDVLVNNAGVFLMGGVHATAEQWQRTLDVNVVGPAKLVQAAIPALTAASRAAIVNIASISGHVGQPERWTYNAGKGATLAMTRCQALDLAPHGIRVNSVSPGYVWTDVLEASSGGDRETWDPIWGSSCPMLRCGEPREVAMAVAFLASDDASYITGTDLLVDGGSLSMAPDALAGHQFAK, encoded by the coding sequence ATGTCCGCATCCTCCCCGCTTCCGGCAGCGCCGACGATCGCGCCGCGCTCTCGATTCCAGGGCCGCTCCGCGCTGGTCACGGGCGCGGCGAACGGGATCGGCGCAGCGATCGCGGAACAGCTGGTCGCCGAGGGCGCGCGTGTCACCGGTGTCGACATCGACGCCGACGGATTGCGCGAGCGCGAACGCACTCTCGGCGCCGAGAACTTCGTCGGCATCGTCGCCGATCTCGCCGCGCCCGAGACATTCGCCGACCTCGTCGCCGCAGCGAGCCGTGAGGGAAGCCTCGACGTGCTCGTCAACAATGCCGGCGTCTTCCTCATGGGCGGCGTCCATGCGACGGCTGAGCAGTGGCAGCGCACGCTCGACGTCAACGTCGTCGGCCCCGCCAAGCTGGTTCAAGCAGCGATTCCCGCCCTCACCGCCGCGAGTCGAGCCGCGATCGTCAACATCGCGAGCATCTCGGGGCACGTCGGGCAGCCGGAGCGGTGGACCTACAATGCGGGCAAGGGCGCGACGCTCGCGATGACACGATGCCAAGCGCTTGATCTCGCCCCGCACGGCATTCGAGTGAACAGCGTCAGCCCGGGATACGTGTGGACCGACGTGCTCGAGGCCAGCTCCGGCGGCGATCGCGAAACCTGGGACCCGATCTGGGGTAGCAGCTGCCCGATGCTGCGCTGTGGTGAGCCGCGGGAAGTCGCGATGGCCGTTGCGTTCCTCGCCTCCGACGACGCGAGCTACATCACCGGGACCGACCTGCTCGTTGACGGCGGCTCCCTGTCGATGGCGCCTGACGCTCTGGCCGGTCACCAGTTCGCCAAGTGA
- a CDS encoding FUSC family protein, producing the protein MKLTRRIQASQRSPLLQVLKTSVATAVAWIVSGLLLPGELPVFAAIASLLVVQPSINQSFAKAIERSVGVIAGVILATLISLALGQNSWIVILAILVAVLLSWVFKMTPGTGNQVAISAMLVLALGSSSPEYALDRIIETLIGAAVGFAVNLLIVPPVLVTPVRDSIARLGNELAASLERLASAMRAPQREADLEALMIEVRLLRPMREAADAAITDGEESLTLNPRKSSHRGDLKELSEVLDRLTPVVTQVIGMTRAFRDHYDDDLHAEPTVTAIAGELTRAAHDLRLVMRPAFIEPEPMTSEFPALTAPLQISPPQSTHWVLIGSLMEDLRRIREELLIDDPD; encoded by the coding sequence ATGAAGCTCACCCGCCGAATCCAGGCGTCGCAGCGATCACCGCTGCTTCAGGTGCTCAAGACCTCCGTCGCGACCGCTGTCGCGTGGATCGTCTCTGGGCTCCTTCTCCCGGGCGAGCTTCCGGTGTTCGCCGCCATCGCCTCGCTCCTCGTCGTTCAGCCGAGCATCAACCAGTCCTTCGCAAAGGCGATCGAGCGCAGCGTCGGAGTCATCGCCGGGGTGATCCTCGCGACGCTCATCAGTCTCGCTCTCGGACAGAACAGCTGGATCGTGATCCTCGCGATCCTCGTCGCCGTTCTGCTCTCGTGGGTGTTCAAGATGACGCCGGGCACCGGAAACCAGGTCGCGATCAGCGCCATGCTGGTGCTCGCGCTCGGCTCGAGCTCCCCCGAGTACGCCCTCGACCGCATCATCGAGACGCTCATCGGGGCGGCGGTCGGTTTCGCGGTCAACCTGCTGATCGTGCCGCCCGTGCTTGTCACCCCGGTTCGTGACAGCATCGCCCGACTCGGCAATGAGCTCGCGGCATCCCTCGAGCGGCTTGCCTCGGCCATGCGCGCCCCACAGCGGGAGGCGGACCTCGAGGCGCTGATGATCGAGGTTCGACTGCTCCGCCCTATGAGAGAGGCCGCCGACGCGGCGATCACAGACGGCGAGGAGTCGCTGACCCTCAATCCGCGCAAGTCCTCGCATCGCGGGGATCTGAAGGAACTGAGCGAAGTGCTCGACCGGCTCACTCCCGTCGTCACTCAGGTCATCGGCATGACCCGTGCGTTCCGCGATCACTACGACGATGATCTGCACGCTGAGCCGACCGTCACAGCCATCGCCGGTGAGCTCACGCGCGCCGCGCATGACCTGCGGCTCGTGATGCGCCCTGCGTTCATCGAACCGGAGCCGATGACCTCGGAGTTCCCCGCGCTGACAGCCCCGCTGCAGATCTCTCCGCCGCAATCGACGCACTGGGTGCTCATCGGCTCGCTCATGGAGGACTTGCGCCGCATCCGCGAGGAATTGCTCATCGACGACCCGGACTGA
- a CDS encoding winged helix DNA-binding domain-containing protein translates to MVLLTAARLRRARFASLGLSQPTAPTAEAVVGRLGAVQGQDLPGVLWSLASRTRSCTVADVRAEFTAGRLVRGWPMRGTLHVVRPVDLAAFTNLTSPRVIRSMAATDRRLGLTPAVIEGACESVLGGLAERGSLDRQALRGLIAESGVSTTPAQRVSHVVYHLAARGLICLGPFAGTTQLFVDARRWCGSAPSDSDREQEADLSRLLLAYISGHGPVSAADAARWFGLPITLIRSALASLDDRLMTVETPSGPQWMAASALSEEILIASEKPVPVRLLAGFDEYMLGYVDRGFAVPAGRLDEIVPGGNGMFRATITVSGTVAGIWTKQNSGRVIGLEPFRELSAAAMHGIVREARRYAAAWELPADPRISLRG, encoded by the coding sequence ATGGTTCTGCTCACCGCTGCAAGGCTCCGACGCGCACGCTTCGCCTCCCTCGGCCTGAGCCAGCCGACGGCGCCGACGGCGGAAGCAGTGGTCGGTCGCCTCGGCGCCGTGCAAGGACAAGATCTCCCCGGCGTGCTCTGGTCGCTCGCGTCGCGAACGCGATCGTGCACCGTCGCGGACGTTCGCGCCGAGTTCACGGCGGGCCGTCTCGTGCGAGGCTGGCCCATGCGCGGCACGCTGCACGTCGTTCGACCCGTAGATCTCGCTGCGTTCACAAATCTCACGTCGCCACGAGTGATTCGCTCGATGGCCGCGACAGACCGTCGGCTGGGTCTTACGCCCGCGGTCATCGAGGGCGCCTGCGAGAGCGTGCTCGGCGGGCTTGCTGAGCGCGGGTCGCTCGACCGGCAGGCGCTGCGTGGGCTCATCGCCGAATCGGGAGTGAGCACGACGCCAGCGCAACGCGTCAGCCATGTCGTGTACCACCTCGCCGCGCGGGGCCTCATCTGCCTCGGGCCCTTCGCGGGCACCACGCAGCTGTTCGTCGACGCGCGACGCTGGTGTGGGTCCGCGCCGTCCGACTCCGATCGGGAACAAGAGGCGGATCTCTCGAGACTTCTGCTGGCCTATATTTCCGGCCATGGTCCGGTCAGCGCCGCTGACGCAGCGCGCTGGTTCGGGCTCCCGATCACGCTCATCAGGAGTGCCCTCGCGTCACTCGACGACCGCCTAATGACGGTGGAAACACCGAGCGGGCCCCAGTGGATGGCGGCATCCGCGTTGAGCGAGGAGATTCTCATCGCCTCGGAGAAGCCGGTCCCCGTGCGTCTGCTCGCCGGCTTCGACGAGTACATGCTCGGCTACGTCGACCGCGGTTTCGCCGTCCCCGCGGGTCGTCTTGATGAGATCGTGCCCGGCGGCAACGGCATGTTCCGAGCGACGATCACGGTCAGCGGAACCGTCGCCGGCATCTGGACAAAGCAGAACTCCGGCAGAGTTATCGGACTGGAACCGTTTCGCGAGCTCTCCGCGGCCGCCATGCACGGCATCGTGCGCGAGGCGCGCAGGTACGCCGCGGCGTGGGAGCTCCCGGCCGACCCCCGCATTAGTCTGAGGGGATGA
- a CDS encoding App1 family protein, with translation MPGEPTNSPKPAPARLHRAARLDDAVLAWRARRAVRRGMVPTVASYTGYGSTEWVRVLGRVLYSHPDRKREAEERTRGWRSFTSIPVVSCPVIVEIDGVAHEVIADRGGVIDEVVPAQLEPGWQTIRMSSPGSEPVVTDVYIVHPDTTVGVISDVDDTVMVTALPRPLVAAWNTFVLDEHARTPVPGMAVLLDRLSRQQGGCPVIYLSTGAWNVAPTLTRFLSRHLYPSGPLLLTDWGPTHDRFFRSGRAHKEQSLRRLSDEFPQISWLLVGDDGQHDEGIYSDFATERPASVKAVLIRQLSPGEAVLAGGRAKREQHGSGLTWVYAPDGAGLLTELDDLLEL, from the coding sequence GTGCCCGGCGAACCGACGAACTCCCCCAAGCCGGCGCCCGCGCGGCTTCACCGCGCCGCCCGGCTCGACGACGCCGTGCTCGCGTGGCGCGCCCGCCGTGCCGTGCGCCGCGGCATGGTTCCCACCGTCGCTTCGTACACGGGATACGGCTCGACCGAGTGGGTTCGCGTACTCGGTCGGGTGCTGTATTCGCACCCCGACCGGAAGCGGGAAGCGGAGGAACGCACCCGGGGGTGGCGCAGCTTCACGAGCATTCCGGTCGTCTCGTGCCCCGTCATCGTGGAGATCGACGGTGTCGCCCATGAGGTGATCGCCGACCGCGGCGGCGTGATCGACGAGGTCGTTCCCGCGCAGCTGGAGCCGGGCTGGCAGACCATACGAATGAGTTCGCCGGGTTCCGAGCCGGTTGTCACCGACGTCTACATCGTCCATCCGGACACCACTGTGGGCGTCATCTCCGACGTTGACGACACCGTGATGGTCACCGCTCTGCCGCGTCCGCTCGTCGCGGCGTGGAACACCTTCGTTCTCGACGAACACGCCCGCACTCCCGTGCCCGGCATGGCCGTGCTTCTCGACCGTCTCTCCCGACAGCAGGGCGGATGCCCTGTCATCTACCTCTCCACGGGCGCGTGGAATGTTGCGCCGACATTGACGCGGTTCCTCTCCCGCCACTTGTACCCGTCGGGTCCGCTGCTCCTGACGGATTGGGGCCCGACACACGACCGCTTCTTCCGCAGCGGACGTGCGCACAAGGAGCAGAGCCTCCGGCGGCTCAGCGACGAGTTCCCGCAGATCTCGTGGCTGCTTGTGGGCGACGACGGGCAGCACGACGAGGGCATCTACTCGGATTTCGCCACGGAACGACCGGCCAGCGTGAAGGCCGTCCTGATCCGGCAGCTCTCCCCCGGTGAGGCGGTGCTCGCGGGCGGCCGCGCCAAGCGGGAACAGCACGGCTCGGGCCTCACCTGGGTCTATGCCCCGGACGGCGCTGGTCTTCTGACCGAACTCGACGACCTGCTCGAGCTCTGA
- a CDS encoding DedA family protein, producing MNDILTWLLDAVQSVDPALRTALAGIAILLETSILIGLIVPGDTIVIVAGTGVDGVGQYIALYLVVVVGALTGESIGFALGKYFGHYVRRSRLGRRIGEHNWRRAENYLERRGGIAVFLSRFLPVLHSLIPVTVGMSPMTYKRFLAWTAPACLIWTAGYVSVGSAAAETYRDLANQLHFAGYIFVGIIAVFLVVAWAVKTALQRLEKRHMAHEERGGDPD from the coding sequence GTGAACGACATCCTCACGTGGCTGCTCGACGCTGTGCAGAGCGTCGACCCGGCGCTGAGGACGGCACTTGCCGGCATTGCGATCCTGCTTGAGACGAGCATTCTCATCGGCTTGATCGTCCCGGGCGACACGATAGTTATCGTCGCCGGGACCGGCGTCGATGGTGTCGGACAGTACATCGCGCTGTACCTCGTCGTCGTCGTCGGAGCGCTCACCGGCGAGAGCATCGGCTTCGCCCTCGGCAAGTACTTCGGCCACTACGTCCGACGATCCCGTCTCGGGCGCCGCATCGGGGAGCACAACTGGCGGCGCGCCGAGAACTACCTCGAACGACGAGGCGGCATCGCCGTGTTCCTTTCCCGCTTTCTCCCTGTGCTGCACTCCCTCATCCCCGTGACGGTCGGCATGAGCCCGATGACGTACAAGCGGTTCCTCGCGTGGACGGCGCCGGCGTGCCTCATCTGGACCGCCGGCTACGTCTCCGTCGGCTCCGCCGCCGCCGAGACGTATCGCGACCTCGCGAACCAGCTTCACTTCGCCGGCTACATCTTCGTCGGCATCATCGCCGTGTTCCTCGTCGTCGCGTGGGCTGTCAAGACCGCCCTGCAGCGCCTTGAGAAGCGGCATATGGCACACGAAGAGCGCGGCGGCGACCCGGACTGA